The genomic window AAAAGGAAGCACAGACACAACAGACACTACTATAGGGAAACTTAAAAATACACGACTTCTTAATCGTGCTTTGGTCCGCCGAGTAGTGCCGTGACGTGATTCGTGTCATTTCTGAACGCGAGCGATTCTTTTTCTCCTGACTCTTAAAACCACCGTGAGATGGACCATGTtttacacggggggggggggggggggaactccaatcgtctccttcctctcttgGTGTAGGAGCCAGGCGCTCTCTCCACAGGCCTCCCTGTGaccaccgcccccccccatgGTGCCCCACTTGCCTGCCAGTGTGTACCTAAAACTCAAAGCTTGGCATAGTAACTGCAGGTCAGCAAACACAACAGTGCAAATGTAAATTCCCTcggtgtttgtgtctgtgttgaatTTTTTTGCGGGGAGGAAGTTCTGCTTGTTGATTCATTGACACTTTTTTCTTCGCGGTTCTTTACAGCGGGCCGTACTTAGCCTCGTATCGGGCCAGGATGCTCTTGCAGCGGCCGCAGTCCTTCCGCATCTCGGCCACTTGCAGCCTCAGCGCCGTGTTTTCCCGCTCCAGGAAGGAGGCTCGCACCGTGATCTGGTTCTCCTTCAGCCGCCGTGCATCGCGAGATCGCTTGGCGGCCACGTTGTTCTTCTTTCTCCTGGACCAGTATTTCTCATCCTGAAAGAGGGAGAGTCTTCACGTAAAGCAAGATGCTACGTCTAGGAAACACACGCGACTAAAACGAGCTTACCTTCTGCTCGTCTGGAACAAAGACCTTCTTTGCCTTCTTGATCATGGGCTGCGGTTTCAGCTCCTCCTCGGAGAACTTGTGTTTGCGTGGATTGAACAGCTCTCCTCCCGGAACACTGGACAGGACCAGGTCTGTTGGATCCGGCTGAAAATTGACGTCCACCTCGATGGCGTCCGGGTCGATCGGGGAGGGGGTGTCGCGTTCTGCAGGGTAAAGAAACGTGCGCTTAGGCACAGAAAAATAACAGCTTTTCTATTTTCCTGGAGCAACACAGGGTCGTTCTTTTTACAATGATGGCTGTATATAATGCTAGCCATACTGCATGTCAAACAAATGCTAGTAAAGCTAAAgcacagggtcaaaggtcagggttTTATCTGTGCACATAGGCAACGATTATTAATGCTACACAAGCTAATATCAAATTACAACTACAGGCCTTTAACACGAATgagacctttaaaaaaataacaatttgtAATTAAAGGAaggcacaataaataaataaaatatttatctgaaaatgtcagaaatataaatgtattcatttcattaaaaaatcCATCAGCGGTTCAAATGTTTAACAACCATCAACCCACCTTTCTCAACTTTTATCTTCTCTTTCAGTTCCACTTCTGCAGTCAGCTCCTCAGATACCGATTCCTCTTGTccttcgtcgtcgtcgtcttcctcctcctcctcctccacctcctcttcctcttcctcttcctcttctactTTAGCTGGTTGTAACTCAGTGACTGTCGCCATTTCCACTGGATCTGATGTGACGGcagaaggagcagagagagagggaggagatgcTCCGGTGGAATCAGAGGCTGCGGCgtcaggagcagcagggggcgtGGCAGCAGTAGTATCCGGAGCTGTAACCTTGGCGATGGATCTGCCTTTGCCTCCGGTCGAGGACAACgtcttctgcagctcctcctcctccagcgtcaCAGGGATGCCGTTCTCCAGGAGAAACTCATCCAGGTCCATGTACTCCAAGTGGAAGGTCTCCCCATCGTAGGGGATGGTCTTCTCCCAAATCGCTGGGGTTAAGGATGCTGACACCCCTCCGCCACCATTCCCCCCGCCAGCACTGGccgccccggccccggccccggccccgcctccctccacctcctcggagGAGCATAGCTTCTCTTTCTCTATTTCTGCATCAAGCACAGGAGAGATGAGCGGTTTGTTAAATGGCTGCCTGTTGCGAGTGGAATGTTTCTGCAGGGGCAATATCAGCGAGTCTGAGACACAATGCACgatggaattaaaaaaaaaagagtgataGATGGAAAGAGTGGAAGGAGGGCGGACACAAAAGGGGGGGTGCAGCCGAAGAGGGTTTAATGAAAGGCAACAAATCTAGACCCGATCAGACCACatagcagaagaagagctgaGTGATGTCTCTCCGTGCACGcgcacgtgcacgcgcacgtTGGTTGGGAAACAGCTGAGCGCGGTTAGaactttttgttctttttttgtttccacaGCATCggatgcaacccccccccccccccccggtcataATTTGAATAAAATTACAGATTGCCTTTGAAGATTAAGCACACACGAGTATATCCACATCAAAGTAGTGAATCCACAAGATGAAAACAATCCGTAGAAACGTCCGCGCTCGTTCGGATCTTACCGTCGTCGCCTTCCTCCAGGATATTTGGAGGCGGTATGTCCATGATCTTCTTCAAAACAAACGGACACGACTTCTGCGGAGCCTCCGTGACGCCGTTACCGCCGGACCGAAACGCCACCGTCACCGCGGCTTTGTCACCGGACATTGTTTCGAACGGAGAAGACGGTGAAACAACTGAAAAAAGGCTGCGGGTCGAATCTCGCTGCAGCTTTCAGGTCGTGTTTTCCCGATATCGGGTCTTTTAGCCGTATGAACGCGCGACAGAGACCCCTTGATCTGCTCGTCCAATGAGCGGTGCGCTTGTTGGATATTCAGGATCACGTGTGCCACGCCCCCGGTTGATGGGAGAAGGTGATTGGTTGCGAGTACTGCCCATATAAACGTGCCAGTGCATTTCCCGTGTAATACAggagtatatatacacacgatACTCTTTTCTATCAAGTAGCTTGTACAGCTAGTATAACTTGAACCACAACAAATGGCctcaaaaaaatataatataaaatataatgcaGCGACAAAGACCTTCCAGCCGCTCTAAACACAAGTCGGAGCGACACTCGTGGCCGAACAcgtgaccccgcccccctctgTCCACTCACGTGAAAGTAGTCTGCCAAGGGGCGGAGCTTCAATAGCTGCACGTGGGCTTCAAAGGCGAGCAGAAGACGTAACCCTACACGTTGTTTACCAGACCTACCACCTACCACTATTGGTAAAATTGATTAGAATGCGACACaatttctgtatattttaaaataaagctaTATTAATTAGACAACTTTAAAGGGGCCATTCAAAATGCAGCAGTCGGTTTTTAATTTAGGCTTTTGTAGAACCACAATCAATTACCTCACGCCAAAACGCACACAGGCTACAAACACGAGAAGATCTATCACGTTTCCGTGCACGTGATGcgacactctctctctccaagagGATATTGGTGTCAAGGAACACAATGTTCCACCTGCACGGAACAACACCTCTACCTGTCACCTGTTCACAGAGGAAGTCAGTCAGAACCCTTCAGCAGAAACCGCAGTACAGAATACTAGACTGGTACACGGTTCATATACTCCCCCTTATCCATCAAAATCCTTCCCTGACACAGATGACATTTTTGATTTACCTAAAGAGCATTTGCTGAGTCTGTAGTACTTTATTTCCCTAAATCACAGTCTAACTATTATTGCTAATAAAAACCAATAAGGTTTGTTGACACTGAAACTGACAATGTAAACAAGACAGACAAATTGTGCACAACAAGTACAGATAATTGAAATTGAACCGCTGTGTACCGGTATAGGATATGATCCAGTATATACAAAATTCTGCTATTTCatttaatcatgttttttttttttttttactataagAGTAATATAATATGTAATTGCTGTATATAGTAGCCTGGTATTTAGTGGCATTCATATAGAATGGCAAGAGCCAAAGTTTTATTAAAACGAGTTATCTAGATTCTAATATATGAatatctaaatatttttttactttcactCAGTGCCAGTCAACACTTTGGACACGATTTAACTGTGTCCAAAGTGTAGATATCTAAAGTATGGAGTCAAACAATAGTAAATACTGTCCACCTATTACAAGGTGCGTCTGTAGTACAGTAGAGACACACCAAAGTGCATCCCAGTATTGTTGTGTTACTAAAACACGTGATCCATCTGGTTCATTCACATCTGGGGCTTTCGTTGCATGTTTCAGAAAACGACTTCACAAAACAGAATTACTTTTACAAGTCATTGAAACGTTTGAAAAATGTTCCTTACCGTCGTCGTCGAAGGCAGGGAAAGAGAAGGGATAGTCTGCCAAAGACCTGAGGAGATCAGGAATGTCGCTCCTCTCCCCGAAGACTAACTGGTTCGCCTGCGACATGATGAATCTGTGGACGTATCTATTGATCGTCTGAGAAACGAGTTCAGCTCATCAATACCTCCTCACGCAAAACAGCAGCTCACAATCACGGGGACGTCTACATGTGTCCAAACAACTCCTACGATAATAACACGCCAGAGCCACACCCCCTGGGATCATGTCGGCTCGATGACACTGGAGCACTAGCCTGTCAGTCACCGCGGTCGGCCAATAGCAGagcaagggggggggcgggttctATTAATGATAAAAACAACAGCCCTCTTCAAGATGGCACATTTTTTTTACCACGCACGGCTGCACGTGCCAGTCCAGATGTGAGTCGAGGGCGGGTGTGCAGCCGGGATGCTACGCCACCTAGCGACGTGTTTGAGTAGTGCAAGTGAAACGTGCACTCGAGTTGAATTCACCCACAGAAGTGAAAGAGAAACTGTAAACTATAAACAATGGATTCGTACCTTTCTCACATAAATATACTTCATGAGCAAAAATAGTTAAATTACTTAAGCATTTTTATTGGATTTATACTGCATATATGATACTTATCCTTGAATATTTAGACCCATGTCACAAACGAGAGACAAAAGTATAAGTTAT from Brachionichthys hirsutus isolate HB-005 chromosome 16, CSIRO-AGI_Bhir_v1, whole genome shotgun sequence includes these protein-coding regions:
- the LOC137905281 gene encoding thyrotroph embryonic factor-like, with translation MSGDKAAVTVAFRSGGNGVTEAPQKSCPFVLKKIMDIPPPNILEEGDDEIEKEKLCSSEEVEGGGAGAGAGAASAGGGNGGGGVSASLTPAIWEKTIPYDGETFHLEYMDLDEFLLENGIPVTLEEEELQKTLSSTGGKGRSIAKVTAPDTTAATPPAAPDAAASDSTGASPPSLSAPSAVTSDPVEMATVTELQPAKVEEEEEEEEEVEEEEEEDDDDEGQEESVSEELTAEVELKEKIKVEKERDTPSPIDPDAIEVDVNFQPDPTDLVLSSVPGGELFNPRKHKFSEEELKPQPMIKKAKKVFVPDEQKDEKYWSRRKKNNVAAKRSRDARRLKENQITVRASFLERENTALRLQVAEMRKDCGRCKSILARYEAKYGPL